The proteins below come from a single Tissierella sp. MB52-C2 genomic window:
- a CDS encoding flagellar export chaperone FlgN has translation MTYDNVKRMIELSKEKKSILNEILEITKLQKDFIENEQMEELNEALLTKEKLIEKIDIIDKEFLNLYNQIKMEEQITSLDKIDIQKYSNIKSLKEIVSEINTILNNISIIDKNNTTKMKSNVDKIKSDLKQVKEAKRAYKGYNYEAVGSMLIDEKK, from the coding sequence ATGACTTATGATAATGTAAAAAGAATGATAGAACTTTCAAAAGAAAAAAAATCTATCTTAAATGAGATTCTAGAAATTACTAAATTACAAAAGGATTTCATTGAAAATGAACAAATGGAAGAATTAAATGAAGCACTATTAACAAAAGAGAAGTTAATAGAAAAAATAGATATTATAGATAAGGAATTTCTAAATCTATATAATCAAATAAAAATGGAAGAACAGATAACCAGCTTAGATAAAATCGATATACAAAAATATTCCAATATAAAATCTTTAAAAGAGATTGTCTCAGAAATAAATACAATATTAAATAATATATCGATTATAGATAAGAATAATACAACAAAGATGAAATCCAATGTGGATAAGATAAAGTCAGATTTAAAACAGGTAAAGGAAGCTAAAAGAGCGTATAAGGGATATAACTACGAAGCAGTGGGAAGTATGCTAATAGATGAAAAAAAATAG
- the secA gene encoding preprotein translocase subunit SecA: MASLFDKIFGTYSDREIKKINHLVDKIISLDEDMQKLTDEQLKGKTIEFKNRLNNGETLDDILPEAFAVVREASYRVIGLKHFKVQLIGGIILHQGRISEMKTGEGKTLVATLPAYLNALTGKGVHIITVNDYLAKRDKEWMGKVHEFLGLTVGCIVHGINNLERKAAYNCDITYGTNNEFGFDYLRDNMVIYKEEMVQRHLYYAIVDEVDSILVDEARTPLIISGAGDKSTKLYEVADNFVRTLTSRKLDPNEDKPDPFNREIKEETVDYLIDEKARSCSITEKGTEKAESFFGIENLSDMDNMEVAHHVNQALKANSVMKRDIDYVVKDGEVIIVDEFTGRLMYGRRYSDGLHQAIEAKERLNVKSESKTLATITFQNYFRMYDKLSGMTGTAKTEESEFREIYDMDVVEIPTNRPIARADLADVIYRNEEAKFRAVVREIKEKHATGQPILVGTISIERSEILSKLLKKEGVPHEVLNAKQHEREAEIVAQAGRYGSVTIATNMAGRGTDITLGGNPGFLAKLEMKKKGFNDEILGIVDGFYYGDDEEILEARDIYKKLYDKYKIQTDEENKKVIEAGGLHIIGTERHESRRIDNQLRGRAGRQGDPGSSRFYISLEDDLMRLFGGERIMNLITTLKMPEDEPLEHSMLTKSIENAQRKVESNNFAIRKHVLKYDDVMNKQREVIYGERRKVLEGENIRSHIQEMIKSLVTDNVEMYTSQSKYPEEWDMEGLENYLINLFSFDKGFLSFDDIESLTKEDLINKIMEIAEEKYRAKETEFGEERFREVERVILLQIVDSKWMDHIDAMDQFRQGIGLRAYGQEDPVRAYQNEGYDMFNEMTHSIWEDTVRLLYGVQSPEKVQRKKVAEPISTNADQINTTIVNKESKIGRNDPCPCGSGKKYKKCCGQ, encoded by the coding sequence GTGGCAAGCCTATTTGATAAAATATTTGGAACGTACAGTGATAGGGAAATAAAAAAGATTAACCATCTAGTAGATAAGATAATATCTTTAGATGAGGATATGCAAAAATTAACAGACGAACAACTAAAAGGAAAGACTATAGAATTTAAGAATAGACTAAATAATGGTGAGACTTTGGACGATATTTTACCAGAAGCTTTTGCAGTAGTAAGAGAAGCATCTTATAGAGTAATAGGCCTAAAACATTTTAAAGTGCAGTTAATAGGTGGTATTATCCTACATCAAGGTAGAATTTCAGAAATGAAAACTGGTGAAGGTAAGACTTTAGTGGCTACTTTACCAGCGTATCTAAATGCTTTAACAGGTAAAGGTGTTCATATAATCACAGTAAATGATTATTTGGCCAAAAGAGATAAGGAATGGATGGGTAAGGTTCACGAATTCTTAGGCCTTACAGTGGGTTGTATTGTCCATGGTATAAATAACCTAGAAAGAAAAGCAGCTTATAATTGTGATATTACTTATGGTACAAACAATGAATTTGGTTTTGACTATCTTAGGGACAATATGGTTATCTATAAAGAGGAAATGGTTCAGAGACATTTATATTATGCCATAGTAGATGAGGTAGATAGTATTTTAGTAGATGAGGCTAGAACTCCTCTTATAATTTCAGGGGCTGGAGACAAATCTACTAAGCTTTATGAAGTTGCCGATAATTTCGTAAGAACTCTAACTAGTAGAAAATTAGATCCAAATGAAGACAAACCAGATCCATTTAATAGAGAGATTAAAGAAGAAACTGTAGATTATTTAATAGATGAAAAAGCTAGGTCCTGTTCTATTACTGAAAAAGGTACTGAAAAAGCTGAGTCCTTTTTTGGTATAGAAAACTTATCAGATATGGACAATATGGAAGTAGCTCACCATGTTAACCAAGCATTAAAGGCTAACTCCGTAATGAAAAGAGATATTGACTATGTAGTAAAAGATGGAGAAGTAATCATAGTAGATGAGTTTACAGGAAGACTTATGTATGGTAGAAGATATAGTGATGGTCTTCATCAAGCCATAGAAGCAAAGGAAAGATTAAATGTAAAATCTGAATCAAAGACTTTAGCAACTATTACATTCCAAAACTACTTTAGAATGTATGACAAATTATCCGGTATGACTGGTACCGCTAAAACTGAGGAATCAGAGTTTAGAGAAATATATGATATGGACGTAGTGGAAATCCCTACTAACAGACCAATAGCTAGGGCAGATTTAGCTGATGTTATTTATCGTAATGAAGAAGCTAAATTCAGAGCAGTAGTTAGGGAGATAAAGGAGAAACACGCCACTGGTCAACCAATATTAGTTGGTACCATATCTATTGAAAGATCTGAAATACTTTCAAAACTTCTTAAAAAAGAAGGAGTACCTCATGAAGTATTAAATGCTAAACAACATGAGAGAGAGGCAGAAATAGTTGCTCAGGCAGGTAGATATGGTTCAGTTACCATAGCTACTAATATGGCTGGTAGAGGTACAGATATTACCTTAGGTGGTAATCCAGGATTCCTTGCAAAGCTGGAGATGAAAAAGAAAGGATTTAATGATGAAATCCTAGGTATTGTAGATGGTTTCTACTATGGTGATGATGAGGAAATTTTAGAAGCAAGAGATATATATAAAAAATTATATGATAAATATAAGATTCAAACTGATGAAGAAAATAAAAAAGTAATAGAAGCAGGTGGACTTCATATAATTGGTACAGAAAGACATGAGTCAAGACGTATAGATAACCAGTTAAGAGGTCGTGCTGGTAGACAGGGAGACCCTGGTTCTTCAAGATTTTATATATCCTTAGAAGATGATTTAATGAGGCTATTTGGCGGAGAAAGAATAATGAATTTAATTACTACCCTGAAGATGCCTGAAGACGAACCGCTAGAACATTCTATGTTGACTAAATCCATAGAAAATGCTCAAAGAAAAGTAGAGAGCAACAACTTTGCCATTAGAAAACACGTATTAAAATATGATGATGTAATGAATAAGCAAAGAGAAGTTATCTATGGAGAGAGAAGAAAGGTATTAGAAGGAGAGAATATTCGTTCTCATATTCAAGAAATGATTAAATCCTTAGTAACAGACAATGTAGAGATGTATACTAGTCAAAGTAAATATCCAGAAGAGTGGGATATGGAAGGATTAGAAAATTATTTAATAAATCTCTTTAGTTTTGATAAAGGATTTTTATCATTTGATGACATAGAAAGCCTTACTAAGGAAGATTTAATAAATAAGATAATGGAAATAGCTGAAGAAAAATATAGGGCTAAGGAAACGGAATTTGGTGAAGAAAGATTTAGAGAAGTAGAAAGGGTAATTCTGCTTCAAATAGTAGATAGTAAGTGGATGGATCATATAGATGCCATGGATCAATTTAGACAGGGAATTGGACTTAGAGCCTATGGACAAGAGGATCCAGTTCGTGCATATCAAAATGAAGGCTATGATATGTTTAACGAAATGACTCATAGTATTTGGGAAGACACAGTAAGGCTTTTATATGGGGTACAAAGTCCAGAAAAAGTTCAAAGAAAGAAAGTAGCAGAGCCTATATCTACTAATGCTGATCAAATAAATACAACTATAGTGAATAAGGAATCAAAAATAGGCAGAAACGATCCTTGTCCTTGTGGCAGTGGCAAGAAGTATAAAAAATGTTGTGGACAATAA
- the prfB gene encoding peptide chain release factor 2 (programmed frameshift), giving the protein MQDIYLDKERLHDIKDMVKELGVSLDIEGLREKGLDLEQKSYEEDFWKDVDTAQKTMQEIKALKNQIEEYEGLINSIEDLEALMDLVLEEEAYDMYKEIEKGLDDIAEEADKFKLNTLLSGEFDKNNAILSIHSGAGGLEAQDWAEMLLRLYRRWAEGKGFGVETLDLLADTEGGIKSVTLLIKGYNAYGYLKSEKGVHRLVRISPFDSAGKRHTSFASIDVYPEIEGEVNIEISASDLKIDTYRAGGAGGQHVNTTDSAVRITHIPTGIVVQCQNERSQTTNRQTAMNMLKAKLIQLKEEEQKEKIEDLQGSYSQIAWGSQIRSYVFHPYSMVKDHRTNMEVGDVYGVMDGDIDIFINEYLKQKSLS; this is encoded by the exons TTGCAAGATATTTATTTAGATAAAGAAAGACTTCATGATATAAAAGATATGGTTAAAGAATTAGGTGTTTCACTT GACATTGAGGGGCTAAGGGAGAAAGGGCTTGATTTGGAGCAGAAATCCTATGAAGAGGATTTTTGGAAAGATGTGGATACTGCACAAAAAACTATGCAAGAAATTAAGGCCCTTAAAAATCAGATAGAAGAATATGAAGGGTTGATAAATTCCATAGAGGATTTAGAAGCCCTTATGGATTTAGTCCTAGAAGAAGAAGCCTATGATATGTATAAAGAAATAGAAAAAGGGCTTGATGACATAGCTGAAGAGGCAGACAAATTTAAGTTAAATACTTTGCTTTCAGGAGAATTTGATAAAAACAATGCTATTCTTTCTATACATTCAGGAGCTGGAGGACTTGAGGCTCAAGATTGGGCTGAAATGCTTTTAAGGCTATATAGAAGATGGGCAGAAGGTAAAGGATTTGGAGTTGAAACACTAGACCTTTTAGCTGATACAGAAGGCGGTATAAAATCTGTGACTCTTCTTATTAAAGGATATAATGCCTATGGATATTTGAAGTCAGAAAAGGGAGTCCATAGATTAGTGCGAATATCCCCCTTTGATTCAGCAGGTAAAAGACATACTTCCTTTGCAAGTATTGATGTATACCCTGAAATAGAAGGTGAAGTAAATATTGAAATAAGTGCTTCCGATTTAAAGATAGATACCTATAGGGCTGGTGGTGCTGGTGGGCAGCACGTTAATACTACAGATTCTGCCGTAAGGATAACTCATATTCCTACTGGAATTGTAGTTCAATGTCAAAATGAACGTTCACAGACTACAAATAGACAAACAGCTATGAATATGCTAAAGGCTAAGCTTATTCAATTAAAGGAAGAAGAACAAAAAGAAAAGATTGAAGACTTACAGGGAAGCTATAGCCAAATAGCTTGGGGGTCTCAAATAAGATCTTATGTATTCCATCCTTATAGTATGGTGAAAGATCATAGAACAAATATGGAAGTTGGAGATGTATATGGAGTAATGGATGGAGATATAGATATTTTTATAAATGAATATTTAAAACAAAAATCCCTTTCATAG
- a CDS encoding ATP-NAD kinase family protein encodes MKLGFIVNPIAGMGGRVGLKGTDGPEVLEKAKSLGATPESPEKAKKALKELLPIKDKLEIYTYPGAMGEDEAIELGFQPIVLKQDKEGFGPENTEEAAKKMIASGVDLILFAGGDGTARNIYNAVGTTIPVVGIPAGVKIHSGVYANHPKAGGELALKYFQNEDMKIKEAEVMDIDEEAFRDGVVTAKLYGYMNIPLEPELMQATKSGGLGTEEAALDGIADRIIEEMEEAPDIFFIIGSGTSTRPIMEKLDLPNTLLGIDIVKNKELIGSDVNEKEILDIIDGHKAKIVVTIIGGQGYIFGRGNQQISAEVIKRVGKQNIFIVAPKNKILSLEGRPLLVDTGNDEVNSMFNGYMKVLNTYYTESIEKVEGL; translated from the coding sequence GTGAAATTAGGTTTTATAGTTAATCCCATTGCAGGAATGGGGGGGAGAGTAGGACTTAAGGGGACTGATGGTCCAGAAGTTCTAGAAAAAGCAAAAAGTCTAGGTGCAACACCTGAATCACCAGAAAAGGCAAAAAAAGCATTAAAGGAATTATTACCTATTAAAGATAAATTGGAAATTTACACTTATCCAGGGGCTATGGGAGAGGATGAAGCCATAGAATTAGGATTCCAACCAATAGTTTTGAAACAAGATAAGGAAGGTTTTGGTCCAGAAAATACAGAGGAAGCTGCTAAAAAGATGATAGCAAGTGGAGTAGACTTAATTCTTTTTGCAGGTGGAGATGGAACTGCTAGAAATATTTATAATGCCGTAGGTACAACAATTCCGGTGGTAGGAATACCAGCAGGAGTAAAAATCCACTCTGGAGTATATGCAAATCATCCAAAGGCTGGTGGAGAGTTAGCTCTTAAATATTTTCAAAATGAAGATATGAAAATAAAAGAGGCAGAAGTAATGGATATAGACGAAGAGGCTTTTAGGGATGGAGTAGTTACGGCAAAACTATATGGATATATGAATATTCCATTGGAACCAGAACTAATGCAAGCAACTAAATCAGGTGGGTTAGGTACAGAGGAGGCTGCTTTAGACGGAATTGCAGATAGGATAATAGAAGAAATGGAAGAAGCACCAGATATATTCTTTATCATAGGTTCTGGAACATCCACTAGACCAATAATGGAAAAGTTAGATTTACCTAATACATTATTGGGTATTGATATAGTAAAGAACAAAGAGTTAATAGGATCTGATGTAAACGAAAAAGAGATACTAGATATAATAGATGGACATAAGGCAAAAATAGTAGTCACTATAATAGGTGGTCAAGGCTATATATTTGGTAGAGGTAATCAACAAATCAGTGCAGAAGTAATTAAAAGAGTAGGAAAACAAAATATTTTTATTGTAGCACCAAAGAATAAAATTTTATCCTTAGAAGGAAGACCACTTTTAGTAGATACCGGAAATGACGAAGTAAATAGTATGTTTAATGGCTATATGAAAGTATTGAACACATACTACACTGAATCTATAGAAAAAGTGGAAGGACTATAG
- the hpf gene encoding ribosome hibernation-promoting factor, HPF/YfiA family has protein sequence MILKFTGKNMEITDALRDVTEKKLGKLDKYFQQNIEGNVTFSSEKNRKIIEVTINLPGTIIRAEEATEDMYASIDKSVDVLERQIRKHKTKLQKRLYNNETIRFENIVPLQSEDDIEKPKLVRRKKFGLKPMSSEEAILQMELLGHNFFVFMDGENEDVRVVYKRKDGNYGIIEPEI, from the coding sequence ATGATATTAAAATTTACTGGAAAAAACATGGAAATAACAGATGCTTTAAGAGATGTGACAGAGAAAAAGTTAGGTAAATTGGACAAGTATTTCCAACAAAATATCGAAGGTAATGTAACATTCAGTTCAGAAAAGAACAGAAAGATTATTGAGGTAACCATAAACCTACCTGGCACTATTATTAGGGCAGAAGAGGCAACAGAAGATATGTATGCATCTATTGATAAATCTGTAGATGTATTAGAAAGGCAAATAAGAAAGCATAAGACAAAGCTACAAAAAAGACTTTACAATAATGAAACCATTAGATTTGAAAATATAGTACCTTTGCAGAGTGAAGATGATATTGAAAAGCCAAAGCTAGTTAGAAGGAAAAAATTTGGACTAAAGCCAATGTCATCTGAAGAGGCAATATTGCAAATGGAACTACTGGGACATAATTTCTTTGTATTTATGGATGGAGAAAATGAAGATGTAAGAGTGGTTTACAAGAGAAAAGATGGAAATTATGGAATAATAGAACCAGAAATTTAA
- a CDS encoding amidohydrolase codes for MVFIKNGTIYTMAGEVIENGSILIKEGKIVEVGKDIIAPLDAEIIDAEGRMVTPGFIDAHCHLGMWEEGIGFEGSDGNEMTDPVTPHMRAIDGINPMDISFREAYEGGVTTAVTGPGSANVIGGTFVAIKTYGNRIDNMIIKNPIAMKIAFGENPKRVYNGQNKTPMTRMATAAILRDTLFKAKSYMEKKEKAEETSKMPDYDIKMEALIPVLKKEIPLKAHAHRADDIFTSLRIAKEFDVNITLDHCTEGHLIVDELVKEGKPAIVGPTFGNRSKFELQNKSFDTPRVLTEAGVKVAITTDSPVIPLQHLPLCAGLAHNAGLSEIDALKAITINPAEIVGLQDRIGSIEVGKDADIAIFDGNPIKDIDAKTYVTIINGEIVYKR; via the coding sequence ATGGTATTTATTAAAAATGGTACAATATATACTATGGCAGGAGAAGTAATAGAAAATGGTTCAATCCTTATAAAAGAGGGTAAGATAGTAGAAGTAGGGAAAGACATTATTGCTCCATTAGATGCAGAGATAATTGATGCAGAAGGCAGGATGGTAACTCCGGGATTCATAGATGCCCATTGTCATTTAGGTATGTGGGAAGAAGGCATAGGATTTGAAGGTAGTGATGGAAATGAAATGACAGATCCTGTAACTCCACATATGAGAGCTATTGATGGGATTAATCCTATGGATATTTCCTTTAGGGAAGCCTATGAAGGAGGAGTAACTACTGCCGTAACTGGTCCAGGTAGTGCTAATGTAATAGGTGGTACTTTTGTAGCCATAAAGACTTATGGTAATAGAATAGATAATATGATTATAAAAAATCCTATTGCTATGAAAATTGCCTTTGGTGAGAATCCAAAAAGAGTATATAATGGACAAAATAAAACTCCTATGACTAGAATGGCAACAGCTGCCATACTTAGGGATACATTATTTAAGGCAAAATCTTATATGGAAAAAAAGGAAAAAGCAGAAGAAACGTCAAAGATGCCTGATTACGATATAAAAATGGAAGCATTAATACCAGTACTCAAAAAAGAAATTCCTTTAAAGGCCCATGCTCATAGAGCTGATGATATATTTACGTCCCTTAGAATAGCTAAGGAGTTTGATGTAAATATTACATTAGATCATTGTACAGAGGGGCATTTAATAGTTGATGAACTAGTGAAAGAAGGAAAGCCAGCCATAGTAGGACCAACATTCGGCAATAGATCTAAATTTGAATTACAAAATAAATCCTTTGATACTCCAAGGGTATTAACTGAAGCAGGAGTTAAGGTTGCCATAACTACAGACTCACCAGTAATTCCTTTACAACACCTACCATTATGTGCAGGATTAGCTCATAACGCAGGACTTTCTGAAATAGATGCATTAAAGGCAATTACAATAAATCCAGCAGAAATAGTAGGATTACAAGATAGAATAGGAAGTATAGAAGTAGGAAAAGATGCAGATATAGCAATATTTGATGGAAACCCTATTAAAGATATAGACGCTAAGACTTATGTTACAATAATCAATGGAGAAATAGTTTATAAAAGATAA
- the fliS gene encoding flagellar export chaperone FliS, with amino-acid sequence MSYDALNKYKQNSILTATPEELTLMLYDGAIKFMNIGKYSIENKELEKAHTSLVRAQDIIIELNYSLDMNQEISKGLRELYEFVLSKLVDANINKDIKPIDEALDIVSEMRDTWREVVKQIKQKVYQAK; translated from the coding sequence ATGTCATATGATGCATTAAATAAGTACAAACAAAATAGTATATTGACAGCGACTCCAGAAGAACTTACTCTCATGTTATATGATGGTGCAATTAAGTTTATGAATATTGGGAAGTATAGTATAGAAAATAAGGAATTAGAAAAGGCACATACTTCACTGGTAAGAGCACAGGATATAATTATAGAATTAAACTATTCTTTAGATATGAATCAAGAAATATCTAAGGGATTAAGGGAGCTATATGAATTTGTTTTATCAAAGTTGGTAGATGCAAATATAAATAAGGATATCAAACCTATAGATGAAGCGCTTGATATAGTAAGTGAAATGCGAGATACATGGAGAGAAGTTGTAAAACAGATAAAACAAAAAGTTTATCAGGCTAAGTAG
- a CDS encoding Tex family protein, with protein MDILKVLTDEFKLKPFQVKNTVELLDEGNTIPFIARYRKEQTGELQDMVIRDLSNRLTYLRNLEARKEEVIRLIDEQGKLTDELKNDILTSDTLQRIDDLYRPFRPKRRTRATIAKEKGLEPLADIIFNQTLNGEQFRESIVAFVDEEKGVNNEDEALAGAMDIIAEIVSDDANNREFIKKIINNKGILTTDAVDKEEKTVYEMYYDYKEPVKSVANHRILAINRGEKDKKLKVSLDMDGVDLAELLIERLVKDKNKDTASYIQRAIEDGYKRLLFPSLEREIRNNLTERAEEEAIKVFALNLTPLIMQPPIKGKNVMAIDPGFRTGCKVAVVDETGKMMSYTTVYPTEPQNKVEETKSKLKDLIKEYNVELISIGNGTASRETEMVVAEMLKEIDKEISYIIVSEAGASIYSASEVGIKEFPDLDVSIRGAVSIGRRLQDPMAELVKIEPRHIGVGQYQHDLNQGKLDEALTGVVEDCVNTVGVDLNTASSSLLKYVAGISTRVANSLVKAREEKGKFSNRKELLKVKGLGEKTFIQCAGFLRIPGGDNPLDNTGVHPESYEVAEKLLKMDYTKEEIEKIAEELNVGVPTLEDIIKELEKPGRDPRDEMPKPILRQDVLKIEDLKEGMELNGTIRNVVDFGAFVDIGVKEDGLVHISQLSNKFIKHPKEVVKVGDVVKVRIIEVDMERGRIALSMKEV; from the coding sequence ATGGATATTTTAAAAGTACTTACTGATGAGTTTAAACTAAAACCTTTTCAGGTAAAAAACACAGTGGAATTATTAGATGAAGGTAATACCATACCTTTTATAGCCAGATATAGAAAGGAACAAACTGGAGAATTACAGGATATGGTTATTAGAGATTTATCCAATAGACTTACATATTTGAGAAATTTAGAAGCCAGAAAAGAAGAAGTTATTAGATTAATTGATGAACAAGGAAAATTAACAGATGAACTAAAAAATGATATTCTAACATCAGATACATTACAAAGAATAGATGATTTATATAGACCATTTAGGCCAAAGAGAAGGACTAGGGCAACTATTGCTAAGGAAAAGGGACTTGAACCTCTTGCAGATATTATTTTCAATCAAACTTTAAATGGTGAACAATTTAGAGAATCCATTGTTGCTTTCGTAGATGAAGAAAAAGGAGTAAATAACGAAGATGAGGCCTTGGCAGGAGCCATGGATATTATTGCAGAAATAGTATCAGATGATGCTAATAATAGGGAATTTATTAAGAAAATCATAAATAATAAGGGGATTTTAACTACAGATGCAGTAGATAAAGAAGAAAAAACTGTATATGAGATGTATTATGATTATAAAGAGCCTGTAAAATCAGTGGCTAACCATAGAATATTGGCCATAAATAGAGGAGAAAAGGATAAGAAGCTAAAGGTAAGTTTAGATATGGATGGAGTAGATTTGGCTGAACTATTAATCGAAAGATTAGTGAAGGATAAAAACAAGGACACTGCCTCATATATACAAAGAGCCATAGAAGATGGATATAAGAGACTTTTATTTCCTTCATTAGAAAGAGAAATAAGGAACAATTTAACTGAAAGGGCAGAAGAAGAAGCCATAAAAGTATTTGCATTAAATCTAACACCATTAATTATGCAGCCACCTATTAAGGGGAAAAATGTAATGGCCATAGACCCGGGATTTAGAACTGGATGTAAAGTTGCAGTAGTAGATGAAACAGGGAAGATGATGAGTTATACTACAGTATATCCTACAGAGCCTCAAAATAAAGTGGAAGAAACAAAATCTAAATTAAAGGATCTAATTAAAGAATATAATGTAGAATTGATTTCCATCGGAAATGGTACAGCTTCTCGTGAAACTGAAATGGTAGTAGCTGAAATGTTAAAAGAAATAGATAAAGAAATATCTTATATAATAGTCAGTGAAGCAGGTGCATCTATTTATTCTGCATCAGAAGTAGGTATAAAGGAATTTCCAGACTTAGATGTATCTATTAGAGGGGCAGTATCCATTGGTAGAAGATTACAAGATCCAATGGCAGAATTAGTAAAAATAGAACCAAGACATATAGGGGTAGGTCAATATCAGCATGATTTAAATCAAGGCAAACTTGATGAGGCTTTGACTGGAGTTGTTGAGGATTGTGTAAATACTGTTGGAGTAGATCTAAATACTGCCAGTTCATCTTTACTAAAGTATGTAGCTGGAATATCCACTAGGGTTGCCAATAGCTTAGTTAAGGCTAGGGAAGAAAAGGGTAAGTTTAGTAATAGAAAAGAACTTCTTAAGGTGAAAGGATTAGGGGAAAAGACATTTATCCAATGTGCAGGGTTCTTGCGTATTCCAGGCGGAGATAATCCATTGGATAATACGGGAGTCCATCCAGAGTCTTATGAAGTAGCAGAAAAACTATTAAAGATGGATTATACTAAGGAAGAAATAGAAAAAATAGCAGAAGAGTTAAATGTAGGAGTACCTACTCTTGAGGATATAATCAAGGAATTGGAAAAACCAGGGAGAGATCCAAGGGATGAGATGCCAAAGCCTATTTTAAGACAGGATGTACTTAAGATTGAGGACTTAAAAGAAGGCATGGAGCTAAATGGAACCATAAGAAATGTAGTGGATTTTGGTGCATTTGTAGATATAGGAGTAAAAGAGGATGGATTAGTGCATATATCACAGCTTTCCAATAAATTTATAAAACATCCTAAGGAAGTAGTTAAAGTAGGAGATGTGGTTAAGGTTAGGATAATAGAAGTAGATATGGAAAGAGGTAGAATTGCATTAAGTATGAAGGAAGTTTAA